The following proteins come from a genomic window of Streptomyces sp. NBC_01716:
- a CDS encoding AMP-dependent synthetase/ligase, which produces MREFSLPALYEVPSDGNLTDLISRNAAQHPDVAVLGRKTGGVWTDVTATQFLAEVRAVAKGLIASGILPGERVALMSRTRYEWVLFDFAIWSAGAVTVPVYETSSAEQVQWVLGDSGTAAVIVESDANAAAVRSVSDGLTELRHVWQIDKDCVAELTAAGAEVPEAVVDRRSATAKADDPATIVYTSGTTGRPKGCVLTHRAFFAECGNVVERMKPLFRTGDCSVLLFLPAAHVFGRLVEVASVMAPIKLGCVPDIKNLTEELATFRPTLILGVPRVFEKVYNSARAKAQADGKGKIFDRAARTAIDYSRAMDSARGPSLGLRIRHKVFDVLVYGKLRAVLGGRGEYAISGGAPLGERLGHFFRGIGFTVLEGYGLTETCAATAFNPWDRQKIGTVGQPLPGSVIRIADDGEVLLHGEHVFTGYWNNEAATAEALADGWFHTGDIGTLDEDGYLAITGRKKEILVTAGGKNVAPAVIEDRIRAHALIAECIVVGDGRPFVAALVTIDEEFLARWAKEHGKPAGSTAASLHDDPDLLAAVQQAVDDGNAAVSKAESVRKFRVLDAQFTEDAGHITPSLKLKRGVVAKHFADEIESLYRG; this is translated from the coding sequence TTGCGCGAGTTCAGCCTTCCGGCCCTGTACGAGGTCCCCTCGGACGGCAATCTGACGGATCTCATCAGCCGCAACGCCGCTCAGCATCCGGATGTCGCGGTCCTGGGCCGCAAGACCGGCGGCGTCTGGACGGACGTCACGGCCACCCAGTTCCTCGCCGAGGTACGGGCGGTGGCCAAGGGGCTGATCGCGTCCGGCATCCTCCCGGGCGAGCGGGTCGCCCTGATGTCTCGGACCCGCTACGAGTGGGTGCTGTTCGACTTCGCGATCTGGAGCGCGGGCGCCGTCACGGTACCGGTGTACGAGACGAGTTCGGCCGAGCAGGTGCAGTGGGTCCTCGGTGACTCGGGCACCGCGGCCGTGATCGTGGAGTCCGACGCGAACGCGGCGGCCGTACGGTCGGTGTCGGACGGGCTGACGGAGCTGCGGCACGTCTGGCAGATCGACAAGGACTGTGTGGCGGAGCTGACCGCCGCCGGCGCGGAGGTCCCCGAGGCGGTGGTCGACCGGCGCAGCGCGACGGCGAAGGCGGACGATCCGGCGACGATCGTCTACACCTCCGGGACCACCGGCCGGCCCAAGGGCTGCGTGCTGACGCACCGCGCGTTCTTCGCGGAGTGCGGCAACGTGGTGGAGCGCATGAAGCCGCTGTTCCGCACGGGCGACTGCTCCGTCCTGCTCTTCCTGCCCGCCGCGCACGTCTTCGGGCGGCTGGTCGAGGTCGCCTCCGTGATGGCGCCGATCAAACTCGGCTGCGTACCGGACATCAAGAATCTGACCGAGGAACTGGCCACGTTCCGGCCGACGCTGATCCTCGGGGTGCCGCGTGTCTTCGAGAAGGTCTACAACTCGGCGCGCGCCAAGGCCCAGGCGGACGGCAAGGGGAAGATCTTCGACCGCGCGGCACGGACGGCGATCGACTACAGCCGCGCGATGGACAGCGCGCGGGGTCCGTCCCTCGGACTCAGGATCAGGCACAAGGTCTTCGACGTGCTCGTGTACGGCAAGCTGCGCGCGGTCCTCGGCGGCCGGGGCGAGTACGCCATCTCCGGCGGCGCCCCGCTGGGCGAACGGCTCGGTCACTTCTTCCGCGGCATCGGCTTCACGGTGCTGGAGGGGTACGGCCTGACGGAGACGTGCGCGGCGACCGCGTTCAACCCGTGGGACCGGCAGAAGATCGGCACGGTGGGGCAGCCGCTGCCGGGTTCGGTGATCCGTATCGCCGACGACGGCGAGGTGCTGCTGCACGGCGAGCACGTGTTCACGGGCTACTGGAACAACGAGGCGGCGACGGCGGAGGCGCTGGCCGACGGCTGGTTCCACACCGGCGACATCGGCACGCTCGACGAGGACGGGTATCTCGCGATCACCGGCCGCAAGAAGGAGATCCTGGTGACGGCGGGCGGCAAGAACGTGGCGCCCGCTGTGATCGAGGACCGCATCCGCGCGCACGCGCTGATCGCCGAGTGCATCGTGGTCGGCGACGGGCGTCCGTTCGTGGCCGCGCTGGTGACGATCGACGAGGAGTTCCTGGCGCGCTGGGCCAAGGAGCACGGCAAACCGGCGGGCTCGACGGCGGCGTCGCTGCACGACGACCCGGATCTGCTGGCGGCGGTCCAGCAGG